Part of the Planctomycetota bacterium genome, AGTACAACGACCAGTGCATCCCCGGCTTCCTCTCCGTCGATGTGCAGAAGAAGTGGAATGTCAGTTACCGCATGAGCGGCAAGATCGAGGGGCAGTCCACCGACAAGCTCGATCGCGCCGTCGCCCAGACCTATCCCTGGCGGCTCGCCCCCTACCTCGACTATTCGTGGGAGATGATGCTGGGCTACCGCGACGACTCCAATTCGAGCGATCCCAAGACGCTTTACACCATTCCGCCGCTGAAGGTCCAGAGCACCTACCTGACCACCTGGCTCGCGTCGATGGTTCCCAGCGGGCTCACCGGCAGCGCCGCCGCGCTGCAGCCCGCCTATGGCTACAACGCCTACTACCTCGGCGGCTGGTGGGAAATTTCGAACAAGTCAAACCTGCCTCCCGGCACTCCGCGCCCCTACTTCACCGATGGGAAGCGCATCGCCACCAACGCGGACCACGATGCCAATCCGATGGCGCGCACCTTGGGCGGCATCACGGTGCCCGACCGCATGACGGTCTTCTGTCCGGCCGCCTATCTGCAGGCGAACACGCCGATGCCCGGCGCCGATTCACGCGGCCTCCCCGGATCCGACGAGGCGATGGCGTCGCTCGGCCCGCCCCCAACCCACGGCGACCGCCCGGTCAACCGCGAGGCTAAGGCCGGCTACCGCGATCCCGATCCGACGGCGCCCGGCGCCGCGTGGATCACTCCGCCCTGGCTGGGCGAGGAGCGGATCTGGACCATCTCCAACTCGGACATCTCCAGCCTGGCGCTCTACACCGATCAGGCGATGCCGCTCATGCGCTACTCCAAGCAGATCCCCTCCGCCAAGGGCGACGGCAGCACCAAGATGGAGAACTACGGCGTCCTCGATGACATGCGCGCGTTCCTGAACCTGGCGGACATCACCAACGCCCAGAAGGCGCGGCGCATGCACACCGGCACGATCCACGATCAGTGACCGTGGGCCAGGCTCACCACGCTCACGTCGTCGGCGAATGAAACGCCCGCCGCGTGCTCGCGCAGCAGCGCCATCACCCGTTCGACATCCTCGCACTCGTCGCCGCTTTCCTGCAGGCAGGCCAGCACGCGCTTGATCCCCAGCTCCTCCCCCTCGGCGTTCTGCTGCTCGCAGACGCCGTCGCTGAAGAGCAGGATCCGGTCCCCGGGCTGCAGTGGGATCTCGCTGCTTTCATAGGGATCCTCGACAATGCCGATCGGCGTGCCGCCGCGGCACTCAATGGCGATTGCGGGCGCTCCCTTGCGAACGATCGCCCCCATTGCGTGGCCCGCGTCGACCATCTGCATCGAGCGTCCGTCGTCCGAAAGGCGCATCGCCATCAGCGTGGCGAACTCGGTCTCGTCGCGATGGCGGCGCACGTAGGCGTTGGTCGCGTTCAGGGCATCCACCAGCGCGCTGCCGCGCTCCAGCTCGGCAGCGAGATGGGCCTGGATGCTGGCCATCAGCATGCCGGCGCCCATCCCCTTGCCCGCCACGTCGCCCAGGAAGAACCAGAACCCCTCGGGCCCGGCGCCGGCGCCGACGATGTCGCCCGCCACCACGCGCCCCGGCTCGGAATGGAATTTCCATCGCCAGGGTCCCATTGATCCCTGCTCCGGCGGCATCAGCCGGCGCTGCACCGCGTGGGCCGATGAGAGCTCGCGGTGGATCTGCTGCTGTCGGTCGGCCAAGTCGCGGCGCCGGATCTCCCCCAGCGCCATGCCGACGAACTGGGCCAGCGCCTGAGCGAAGGCCGCGGCGTCGGATCCCGGCGCCGAGCCCACCGTCGAATCGAGGTAGAGGAATCCCTCCACGTTCATGCCCAGCAGGATCGGCACGCAGAGCGCGGCGGTCACGCCTTCGCCCACGATGCTCTCGGCCATCTGCATCTCGGCGGCCTCGTCGAGGCGGACCGGCCTTCCCGCCGACGCCGCTCGCAGCAGGGTGCGGCTGATCCGCGCCTCCTCGTCGCCGTGGCGACCCTGGATTTCCCGCGCCAGCACTTCGTACCCCGAGCCGTCGTGCCCGCGCAGCAGCAAGGCGCGGCCGAATCCCGTGCCTTGCAGCAGCGCGGCCACCGCGGTCTGGGCCAGGGCCTTTTCATCCTGGGCTTCCTGCATCTTGGCCGCCACTCCCAGCAGAACCTTCAGTCGCTGGCCGGCGAGATTCTCAAGCTCCTCCGGCTCGACGGCCCGGACATGGTTGACGGAGGTCTCGGTCAGCGAATCGATGAGCGTCATCGGCTCGCCGCCCAGGTCGACCCGCAGCACGAAGGGAAAGATGCCCAGCTGGTCGCCGTGGGCCAGTACACAGGGCTTCTGCGCCGGCAGCAGCGTGCCGTTGATGAGCGTGCCCTGGCGCGAGCCGTTGTCGACCAGCGTCCACTTGTCGCGCAGGCAGCTCAGCGAGGCGTGGCGGCGCGAGACGTGGGGATCGTTCAGATGGATCACGCTGTCGGAGGCGCGGCCGAGGGTCACCGCGTCCGCAGCGGAAAATTCGAAGGGGCCGCCCTGGCCCTTGATGAGTTCAAGCCGGATGCCGCTGCTCACCTGACCGATTCCACGGGCTCCGGACGGCTTGAAACCGGATCCTCGTCAAGCTCGCGTGAACGCGTCGGCCGGCGCGGCAAGCCGATCTGGGCCGCCGCGATCACCGACTCCATCCGCCCCAGTGCGCGGTCGGCCAGGCCCTTGAAGGCCATGTAGGGAAAGAGCGTCAGCAGGGCGACGGCGAGTCCGCTGGCGGTGGTGATCAGGGCCTCGCCGATGCCGCCGGAGACGCCGCGCGGATCCGCGAGGCCGCTCTGCGTGCCGAGCACCTGGAAGCTCTTGATGATGCCGATCACCGTGCCCAGAATCCCGATCATGGGGCTGGCGGTGATGATGGTGGAGAGGATCACCGAGAAGCGCTCGAGCCGGTGCCGCTGGATTTCCGCCGCGGCCGCAGCCACGCCATCGTCGCTGCCGTCGATCGCCATCCGCGCCGCCACGGCCATGTCGGGCAGCGTGCTGCCGTCGCAGAGCGAAATCACGCGGTCCCTTTTGCCGGCCCGCAGGGCCTCGATCAGGGTTTCCACCTCGCCGCGCGCCTTGCGGGAGCCGACCCGGGACCAGAACAGAATCCGCTCCACGGTCAGCGAGAGCGAAAAGATGCTCAGGAACAGAAGCGGGTACATGACGGGTCCGCCGTGCTGGATGAAGCCGAGGAACTCGTTGAAGACATTGCCCATCGGGGCATCATAGGAACTTCCCATGGGCTCTTCTATACTGGGCGCGATGCTTGAGATGAAGTCGCCTATTCCGAGGAGCGAGGACGAATTGCTGGCGAGCGTGGAGAGCGCGCTCACCCAGGCCTTGGCCGAACGCCGGCTTCCCGTCAAGCTCGACGAGGCCGCGCGCTACGCGCTGCTTGGCGGCGGCAAGCGCGTGCGGCCCCTGCTCTGCCTGCGCAGTTGCGCCGCCGCGGGAGGAAATCCCGAGAAGGCCCTGCCCGCCGCCGTCGCCATTGAAATGATCCACGCCTTCAGCCTGGTCCACGACGACCTGCCCGCGCTGGACAACGACGACCTCCGCCGCGGCCGTCCCACCACGCACGTGGCCTTCGGCGAGGCGCTGGCCATCCTCGCCGGCGACGCGCTGCTCTCGATCGCCATGGAACAAGCCCTCACCTGCCGCAGCGGCGCCGCCGACATCGCCCGCGAGCTGGCCTGGGCGACCACCGAAATGATCTCCGGCCAGGTGCTCGACACGCTGGGAGGATTTCCCAAGGAGGCAACTCCGCAGCAGCGACTGGAGCTGATCCACAACCGCAAGACCGGGGCGCTCCTCCGCGCCGCCTGCCGCATGGGCGCCCTCGCCGCGGCGGCGAACCCCGAGTCGCTCGACCGGCTCACGAAATGGGGCGAGATCATGGGGCTCATGTTCCAGGTCGTCGACGACATCCTCGACCAAACGCAGTCCAGCGAACATCTGGGAAAATCCGCGGGCAAGGACGCCGCCCAGGGCAAGATCACCTTCCCCGCCGTCCACGGCGTGGAGTGGAGCCGCGAGCATGTCCGTGCATTGCACGAGCAAAGCGAGCAGCTTTTGAAGCCGATGGGCGCCGCGGCCGAGCCGCTGCGCACAATGGCGCGGGCGCTGGCCACGCGGACGCGATGAATCCCGGATCCATGGTCCGCAAAATGCGCCACCCCAGGGGCGACTTTCCGGAAAACTTCCGCTAGACTTCGCACCAGGCACTTCGCCCGCCGCACTGAACTCCGAAATGGCCCTCCTTCCTTCGATTCATTCTCCCGCCGATCTGAAAGCCCTTCCTCCGTCGGCGTTGCCCGAGCTCGCGGCTGAAATTCGAAAAGCGATCTGCGACCAATGCATGACCTCCGGTGGCCACCTGGCCCCCAACCTCGGCGTGGTCGAGTTGACCATCGCCCTGCATTATGTGTTTGACTTCGGACGCGACCGCATGCTGTGGGATGTGGGCCACCAGTGCTACACGCACAAACTGCTCACCGGACGCCAGCCGCTGCTGGGCCGGCTGCGCCAGCGCGACGGCATGGCGGGGTTCCCCGAGCCACGCGAAAGCGCCTACGACCTCTTCAGCGTCGGCCACGCCGGCACCGCCATCTCGACCGCAGTGGGAATGGCCCGCGGCGATCAGCTCAACGGCGACGGATTCGACGGCCTCACTCCCAACGGCCGCCGCGTGGTCTCCCTCATCGGGGACGCCAGCATCGTCAACGGCGTCGCGATGGAAGGCCTCAACAGCGCCGGCACGCTGCGGCGGCAATTCCTGGTGGTCCTCAACGACAATGGCATGAGCATCGCCAAGCCTCAGGGAGCCCTGGCGAGCTACTTCGACCGGATGCGCATGAGCCACGGCTACACCGAATTCAAGAAGCGCGCCAAGGACGTCGCCAAGTTGATCCCGGGCGGGCGCGAAATGTCCGACCTCTACCACCGCATGGGCGAGATGAGCAAGGCCGCGATCAGCCAGGATGCCTGGTTCGAGCACTTCGGCATCGTCGCGGTGGGACCGATCGACGGGCACGACTTCAACTCGCTCATCGAGTTCTTCACCGAAGCCAAGCACTTCGACCGCCCGATGGTCCTGCACGTCAAGACCGTCAAGGGCAAGGGCTTCTCCTTCTGCGAATCCGATCCCTCGGCGACCCATTCGCCCGGCCCCTTCACGGTGCCGGACATGGAGAATGAGGGCTGCCGGATCGAGCTCAAGAAAAGTTCGCGCTCCTTCACCAGCGCCCTGGGCGAGGCCATGGTCGAGGTGATGAAGCGCGATCCCAAGGTCGTTGCCTGCACCGCCGCCATGCCCGACGGCACGGGAATCTCCAAGGTTTCCGCCGCATTCCCCGAGCGCACCTGGGACACGGGCATCTGCGAAAGCCACGCCATGGACATGATGGCCGGGCTCGCCAAGACGGGATGGAAGCCCTTCTTCGCCGTCTACAGCACCTTCCTGCAGCGAGCCTTCGACCAGGCCTTCCAGGAAGTCGCGTTGCAGGGACTCGCGGTTCGACTGCTTCTTGATCGAGCCGGCCTTGTGGGCGGCGACGGTGCCGTGCACCACGGTTTCTGCGACATCTCCCTGCTCGCCTCGCTGCCCAACGCGGTCTTGATGGCGGCGATGGACGAGCCGAGCCTGAAGGCGGCCCTTGAGTTCATGCGCAAACACGACAGCGGCCTCAGTGCCCTGCGCTATCCGCGCGACGCGGTCAGCGCGGCCTTCGCCGATCAGGCCTGCCCCGATTTTGTCCTGGGCAAGTCCCGTGCGCTCGTGGAGCATGCCGCTCCGGACGCCGCGGTCCTGGCCTACGGCGTGATGGCGATCGAGAGCCTGGAGGCGGTCAAGACCCTCGACGGCGAGTACCGCGTGAACCTCTACGACGCCCGCTTCGCCAAGCCGGTCGACATTCAACTTCTGGAATCGCTCCTGAGCAAGGGCGTGCCCGTGGTGACGATTGAAGATCACTCGCTGCGCGGCGGATTCGGCAGCTGCGTGCTGGAGGCGTGCAACCAGCGCGGGCTGGACACGCGCCTGGTCACCCGGCTGGGCCTGCCCGACCAGTGGATCTACCAGGGCGAGCGCCGCGAGCAGCTCGCCGAGGCCGGCATCGACGCCGCGCACATCGCCCGCACCATCCGCGCGGCGGTCGAGGCGGTTCCGCAGGCGCGGCAGGGTGCGGCGAAGTCCGCCATCCACGCCTCCTGATCCTCCGCCCTTCCCGGCTAGGATTCCCCCATCATGTTCGAGTCTCTTTCGGAACGACTGGGCGACGCCCTGCGCCGCCTCTCCGGCCGCGGCAAGATTACCGAGGACAACGTCCGCGAGGCCATGGAGGATGTGCGCACCGCGCTCCTCGAGGCCGACGTGCACGTCGAAGTGGTGCGCCACTTCTGCGATGAGGTCGTGCAGGAGGCGATCGGCACCGAGGTGACCAAGAGCCTCAAGCCCGCCCAGGAAATCATCGGCCTGGTGCATCAGAAGCTTGTCCACTTGATGGGGCCGGTGGATCCCAACATCATCCAGGTCTCACCCGGCCCCGCCGTGGTGCTGCTCTGCGGACTGCAGGGCTCCGGCAAGACCACCACCGCAGGCAAGCTTGCGGCGCGGCTGCGCGAGCAGGGCCGAAGCGTTCTGGTGGCCGCCTGCGACTTGCAGCGGCCCGCCGCGGTCGAGCAATTGCGAATCGTCGTCGAGCAGGTCGCGGCCGAGGCCAAGGGCGGCGCCCGCGTGGCCTTCTTCGGCGAGCCGGAGCGCTGCGCCGAATATGGCAAGGCCGTCGGCGTCGCGGTGGGAGTCGCGCAGCGCGCCTATCGCGCCGCCCGCGAGGGGCGCTTCGACACGCTCATCGTGGACACCGCGGGTCGGCTCCATGTCGATGAATCGCTGATGAAGGAACTCGAGGGTGTGCGCCGCGCGACCGAGGCGCACCAGACGCTGCTGGTGGTGGATTCCATGGCCGGCCAGGACGCCCTGATCGCGGCGAAGTCCTTCCATGATCGCCTGCACGTGGATGGCATCATCCTGAGCAAGTTCGACTCCGACAGCCGCGGCGGCGCGGCGCTGAGCGCCAAGTACGTCACCGGCGCCCCGATCCTCTTCGTGGGCGTGGGCGAGCGCTTCGACGCGCTGGAGCCCTTCCATCCGGAGCGCATCGCCGGACGCATGCTCGGCATGGGCGACGTGGTCAGCCTGGTTGAAAAAGCCCAGAAGGAAGTCGACGAGGACGAATCGCAGCGCCTCGCCGAACGCATGTCCAAGGGCCAGTTCACCATGGACGATTTCCTCTCTCAGCTCAAGTCGCTGCGCCGCATGGGACCCATGAAACAAATTCTGGGGATGCTTCCGGGCGTCGGCTCCATGATCAAGGACGTCAACGTCGACGACGGGCAGCTCGACCGGCTCGAGGGCATCGCCCGCAGCATGACGCCGGCCGAGCGCCAGGATGTGAAGCGCGTCGACCAGCAGAAGAGCCGGGCGCGGCGCATCGCGGCGGGCAGCGGCTCCACCCAGCAGGAGGTCGGCAAGCTGGTCAAGCAATTCGAGGTCATGCAGAAGATGACCTCGCAGCTCGCGGGTCTCGGCGCCATGGGAAAGATGAAGGCCATGAAGGAGATGTCCGCCGGCGGCCCCGGCGCGGCGCCCAGCCTGGCCGGGCTGATGGGCCGCAAGTCCACCCACACCGAGAGCATCAAGAGCAAGTTCAAGGCGCGGAAGAAGCGCTGAGCGCTGCGGGCGCGCCGCCGCCTCACTTCATCGGCAGCAGGTCCTCGGCCTCGCCCTTGCTCCAGGCTTTCACCCGCGGCATCATCACCTCGCGGCCGTAGATCTTCAGGCACGCCGCCACCGGAATGCTCAGCAGCATGCCGTACACCCCCGCCAGGGCCGCCCCCGCCAGCACCGCAACGAAAATGCTCACCGGCCCCAGGTCGGTGGCCCGACCGGCGATGATCGGAATCAGCACGTAGCCCTCGAGGGTCTGCACGATCGCGAAGACCAGCGTCGGCCCGAGCACGATCCACAGCCAGCTCATCCGCGCCTCCTCGGGCAGGATGAGCTGGTCCACCAGCAGCAGGCCGATGGCGATCGGCAATCCGACGGCGCAGAGATAGGGCACCACGCTGAAGAGCCCGATGACCAGGCCCAGCGTGATCGCGTAGGGCACGCCGCAGATTTTCCATCCGACGGCGAACATCACCGCCATGATGAGGCTGATCACGATGCGCCCGCGCACGAAGCCGCTCACGGCGTGGTCCATCTCCGCGATCAGCTTCACGGTGCCGGCGCGGTGGTTCTCGGGAATCAACCCGCGCAGCTTCTTGACCGCGGCCGGAAAGCTGATGGAGAAGAACCAGAAGTAGAAGGGAATCAGCGCGGTCAGGAATCCGATTGTCAGGAACTCCATCGCGGTGGCGAAGACGCTCTGCACGCTGGAGCCGAACATGTTGGTCCACGAGATGGCGGGCTGTCCGGTGACGATGCCGCGCTTGTTCAGGGCCTCCTCGACCGCCCGCTCGATGACTTCCTGGTTGACTTGCTGGGTCGACTTCGCCTCCGCGGGAACCGGTTTGACAGCCGGCGTTTCGGTTGCGCCGTTCGGAGTGCCGGAGGCCCCCGTCGGCGCATCCGCCGCCGCGCCGGCGGGCGCGGCCGGGGGTATGCCGCTGCCCGACCCGACATTTTCGCTGAACCACGAGCGGATCTTGCTCACCTGCTCCTTGTAGGGATCGGGAACCACCGACTGGGCGCGGTCGATCGCCGCGTTGAAGCGGCCGCTGCGGAAGGATTCCACGAAGGAGACGCTCTGCCCGATGACGATGGGCAGCGTGACGGCGATCACGAAGAGCAGCCCCAGTCCCGCGGTGCCCATGATGGTGCCCACCGCCGCGGGCCGCGACATGCGGAAGCGCCGGCACAGGCTCTCCACCAGCGGCTCGACCAAGTACGCCAGGCCGAAGGCGATCAGCAGCGGCACCGTCACCGAGCGCATCGCGTAGCCGGCGTAGAAAAGCAGCACCAGCAGCCCGATGACCATCGCGTCGCGGACCCCCTGGATCTGCCAGAGATGCAATTTGGAGAGGCGCGTCGTACTTTTGTCGTCGTGCATGCGCGACATGCTAAGCGATTCCCGCAGCGCGGGCGTCGGCGCGAGACTCAGCGATGCTGCATCGCGTTGACCAGACGGTCCCGGCCGAAGGCCTCGGAAAAGTCGAAGACGCCGCGGAAGTCGTCAAAGGAATCCTGCGGCGTCTTGCTGAGCAGACCCGCATCGATCATGGCGAAGACGATGCGGCCGAAGTCGTCGGTGCGGTGCACGTGCCAGCTGCGCAGCACTACCGGCGCCAGCAGGCCGTAGCGCTCGATGGCGTACTCGCGCAGCCCCATGCAGAGCTGCTGGCCCGACACATGGCGGTCGGCCTCGGTGGATTCCTGGCTGTGGATCACCTCGACGGTGCGCGACAGACCCTCACGAACAAAGCGGTAGGCCACCGGCGGATAGGGACCCGCCTTCGCGGCGAGCTGCCTGAGGTCCACGTCCAGGTTCGGTTGTTGGGTTTGCTCGGTCGACACGGGTCTCTCTTGGTGTATCGGTTCAATCTCCGCCAAAACTTGGATTCGAACGCCTGCACTCCATCGGCTGCCTCGCCGGCGCCCGCGAGGAATGGACTTAGCCTAGGTCGGGAATCCCGCAGGTCAACCGCTCTCGCCGATTTCCCGGGGAGCGACGATCCACTCGATTTCGCTCTTAGGATCAAAGATCGCCCCGAGCGACCCCTCCGACCCGGGGCCGGTCACCGCCAGCCATCCCATCTTCTCCCCGGGCGCGAAGGTCGCCTGATCCTCGGGCACGCCCAGCGCCCGAAGTCCGTGCACCGTCGCCATTTTCAGCAGGGTCGCGTCGTCCGCGCCGCCGCGCCGGCGCAGCAGCGCGATCTCGTCCAGCGGCGAGAGGCGGCGGGCGTGCTCCTCCTTCCGCAGGCTCACCACGCCGTCCGTGCCGATCGCCACGCAGAGGTCCATGGCCAGCATGTCGCGCCAGCGATGCAACTCCCCCGCCGGGCCGGGCCGGTCGAAGAAAGCGTTGGATCTCGGGCAGTAGGCGACGCAGGCGCCGCGCTCGCGCAGCAGGCGGATTTCCTCGGTGGTGACTTCGTTGACGTGCGCCACAACCGCGTGCGACGAGCGCCCCGCCATCCGCCGGGCGAACCATTCCGCCGGACGCGCTTTCCGCACCGGGATCGCGTCGCTCCATACTCCTGCGTTGCGCAGCAGCTCGACCAGCGCGCCCTCCAAACGCAGGGCGAATTCCGTTTCCTCGGCGCTCTCGGCCAGATGCGTGCTCACGGGAAGACCGCATTCAAGCGCGGCGTCGAAGACGCGGTCGCTCGCCGAGTAGAGCGCGTGCGGCTGAACTCCAAGCGTCACGCCATTGCGGGTCTGCGGCTTCAGCGAGGCGATCCACTCGAGGGCTTCCGCCTCGCGCGTCCCATGCAGGCCGAAAGTCTCCAGGAAGGAGACGCCGCCCAGCGGAGCCTCCGCCAGCGCCTCGAAGGCGTCCATCGACCGCAGTCCCGCGATGTCGCCCACCCAGCCCACGCCGCCGCGGAGGCTCAGCTCCGCGCCATGCTTCACGGCGCGGCGGATCGCCTCCGGCGTCTTGGGACGGAGCCCGATGATGCTCGCCAGCCACGCCGCGAACCCACCCGGGGCGCTTCGATCCAGTTCCACCGTTCCGATGTCGGTCAGGTCCAGATGCGCATGGGCGTTGACCAAAGGGGGAATCAGCACGCTGCGCGGCCGCACCACGACATTGGCATTCGCAATCGTGCCGATCTCCTGTGGAGTTCCCGCGGCACGAAGGTTCCGGCCCTCGAACAGCAGCGCCGCGGGCTCGAACGTCCGGCCCAGGCCGTCGCAGCCGCCGGCCGCATGGAACACGGTGCAATTTCCTCGTCGCATGGCGCCCACTTCGGCTACACTCCCCGCCTTCGGCGATCGCTTGAGATCGCTTTCGAACCGTTTACTGGAGATCCTTCGATGGCATGGAAGCGAATCACGTTTCTGACT contains:
- a CDS encoding type II secretion system GspH family protein produces the protein MRRRTSHRGFTLVEMLVVISIISLLMALLIGGISSVFRTSKTSKQMSDLRQMFTGWSLYANQYNDQCIPGFLSVDVQKKWNVSYRMSGKIEGQSTDKLDRAVAQTYPWRLAPYLDYSWEMMLGYRDDSNSSDPKTLYTIPPLKVQSTYLTTWLASMVPSGLTGSAAALQPAYGYNAYYLGGWWEISNKSNLPPGTPRPYFTDGKRIATNADHDANPMARTLGGITVPDRMTVFCPAAYLQANTPMPGADSRGLPGSDEAMASLGPPPTHGDRPVNREAKAGYRDPDPTAPGAAWITPPWLGEERIWTISNSDISSLALYTDQAMPLMRYSKQIPSAKGDGSTKMENYGVLDDMRAFLNLADITNAQKARRMHTGTIHDQ
- a CDS encoding SpoIIE family protein phosphatase, with protein sequence MSSGIRLELIKGQGGPFEFSAADAVTLGRASDSVIHLNDPHVSRRHASLSCLRDKWTLVDNGSRQGTLINGTLLPAQKPCVLAHGDQLGIFPFVLRVDLGGEPMTLIDSLTETSVNHVRAVEPEELENLAGQRLKVLLGVAAKMQEAQDEKALAQTAVAALLQGTGFGRALLLRGHDGSGYEVLAREIQGRHGDEEARISRTLLRAASAGRPVRLDEAAEMQMAESIVGEGVTAALCVPILLGMNVEGFLYLDSTVGSAPGSDAAAFAQALAQFVGMALGEIRRRDLADRQQQIHRELSSAHAVQRRLMPPEQGSMGPWRWKFHSEPGRVVAGDIVGAGAGPEGFWFFLGDVAGKGMGAGMLMASIQAHLAAELERGSALVDALNATNAYVRRHRDETEFATLMAMRLSDDGRSMQMVDAGHAMGAIVRKGAPAIAIECRGGTPIGIVEDPYESSEIPLQPGDRILLFSDGVCEQQNAEGEELGIKRVLACLQESGDECEDVERVMALLREHAAGVSFADDVSVVSLAHGH
- a CDS encoding MotA/TolQ/ExbB proton channel family protein, yielding MGSSYDAPMGNVFNEFLGFIQHGGPVMYPLLFLSIFSLSLTVERILFWSRVGSRKARGEVETLIEALRAGKRDRVISLCDGSTLPDMAVAARMAIDGSDDGVAAAAAEIQRHRLERFSVILSTIITASPMIGILGTVIGIIKSFQVLGTQSGLADPRGVSGGIGEALITTASGLAVALLTLFPYMAFKGLADRALGRMESVIAAAQIGLPRRPTRSRELDEDPVSSRPEPVESVR
- a CDS encoding polyprenyl synthetase family protein; protein product: MGSSILGAMLEMKSPIPRSEDELLASVESALTQALAERRLPVKLDEAARYALLGGGKRVRPLLCLRSCAAAGGNPEKALPAAVAIEMIHAFSLVHDDLPALDNDDLRRGRPTTHVAFGEALAILAGDALLSIAMEQALTCRSGAADIARELAWATTEMISGQVLDTLGGFPKEATPQQRLELIHNRKTGALLRAACRMGALAAAANPESLDRLTKWGEIMGLMFQVVDDILDQTQSSEHLGKSAGKDAAQGKITFPAVHGVEWSREHVRALHEQSEQLLKPMGAAAEPLRTMARALATRTR
- the dxs gene encoding 1-deoxy-D-xylulose-5-phosphate synthase, translating into MALLPSIHSPADLKALPPSALPELAAEIRKAICDQCMTSGGHLAPNLGVVELTIALHYVFDFGRDRMLWDVGHQCYTHKLLTGRQPLLGRLRQRDGMAGFPEPRESAYDLFSVGHAGTAISTAVGMARGDQLNGDGFDGLTPNGRRVVSLIGDASIVNGVAMEGLNSAGTLRRQFLVVLNDNGMSIAKPQGALASYFDRMRMSHGYTEFKKRAKDVAKLIPGGREMSDLYHRMGEMSKAAISQDAWFEHFGIVAVGPIDGHDFNSLIEFFTEAKHFDRPMVLHVKTVKGKGFSFCESDPSATHSPGPFTVPDMENEGCRIELKKSSRSFTSALGEAMVEVMKRDPKVVACTAAMPDGTGISKVSAAFPERTWDTGICESHAMDMMAGLAKTGWKPFFAVYSTFLQRAFDQAFQEVALQGLAVRLLLDRAGLVGGDGAVHHGFCDISLLASLPNAVLMAAMDEPSLKAALEFMRKHDSGLSALRYPRDAVSAAFADQACPDFVLGKSRALVEHAAPDAAVLAYGVMAIESLEAVKTLDGEYRVNLYDARFAKPVDIQLLESLLSKGVPVVTIEDHSLRGGFGSCVLEACNQRGLDTRLVTRLGLPDQWIYQGERREQLAEAGIDAAHIARTIRAAVEAVPQARQGAAKSAIHAS
- the ffh gene encoding signal recognition particle protein, with the protein product MFESLSERLGDALRRLSGRGKITEDNVREAMEDVRTALLEADVHVEVVRHFCDEVVQEAIGTEVTKSLKPAQEIIGLVHQKLVHLMGPVDPNIIQVSPGPAVVLLCGLQGSGKTTTAGKLAARLREQGRSVLVAACDLQRPAAVEQLRIVVEQVAAEAKGGARVAFFGEPERCAEYGKAVGVAVGVAQRAYRAAREGRFDTLIVDTAGRLHVDESLMKELEGVRRATEAHQTLLVVDSMAGQDALIAAKSFHDRLHVDGIILSKFDSDSRGGAALSAKYVTGAPILFVGVGERFDALEPFHPERIAGRMLGMGDVVSLVEKAQKEVDEDESQRLAERMSKGQFTMDDFLSQLKSLRRMGPMKQILGMLPGVGSMIKDVNVDDGQLDRLEGIARSMTPAERQDVKRVDQQKSRARRIAAGSGSTQQEVGKLVKQFEVMQKMTSQLAGLGAMGKMKAMKEMSAGGPGAAPSLAGLMGRKSTHTESIKSKFKARKKR
- a CDS encoding AI-2E family transporter; the encoded protein is MHDDKSTTRLSKLHLWQIQGVRDAMVIGLLVLLFYAGYAMRSVTVPLLIAFGLAYLVEPLVESLCRRFRMSRPAAVGTIMGTAGLGLLFVIAVTLPIVIGQSVSFVESFRSGRFNAAIDRAQSVVPDPYKEQVSKIRSWFSENVGSGSGIPPAAPAGAAADAPTGASGTPNGATETPAVKPVPAEAKSTQQVNQEVIERAVEEALNKRGIVTGQPAISWTNMFGSSVQSVFATAMEFLTIGFLTALIPFYFWFFSISFPAAVKKLRGLIPENHRAGTVKLIAEMDHAVSGFVRGRIVISLIMAVMFAVGWKICGVPYAITLGLVIGLFSVVPYLCAVGLPIAIGLLLVDQLILPEEARMSWLWIVLGPTLVFAIVQTLEGYVLIPIIAGRATDLGPVSIFVAVLAGAALAGVYGMLLSIPVAACLKIYGREVMMPRVKAWSKGEAEDLLPMK
- a CDS encoding amidohydrolase family protein, yielding MFHAAGGCDGLGRTFEPAALLFEGRNLRAAGTPQEIGTIANANVVVRPRSVLIPPLVNAHAHLDLTDIGTVELDRSAPGGFAAWLASIIGLRPKTPEAIRRAVKHGAELSLRGGVGWVGDIAGLRSMDAFEALAEAPLGGVSFLETFGLHGTREAEALEWIASLKPQTRNGVTLGVQPHALYSASDRVFDAALECGLPVSTHLAESAEETEFALRLEGALVELLRNAGVWSDAIPVRKARPAEWFARRMAGRSSHAVVAHVNEVTTEEIRLLRERGACVAYCPRSNAFFDRPGPAGELHRWRDMLAMDLCVAIGTDGVVSLRKEEHARRLSPLDEIALLRRRGGADDATLLKMATVHGLRALGVPEDQATFAPGEKMGWLAVTGPGSEGSLGAIFDPKSEIEWIVAPREIGESG